The DNA sequence TTAAACCATTTGCACGGTTTCCACGACCTGTTGATCCATCGTCTCCCATTTCTGCAGAGGTACCGGTTACAGTAAGATAATACCCTTCTTCTGTTTTGCAGGCATGGTTATCTGCAGTGTTAATGAACACTTCAACATTTCTTTCAGTTTTATCCTGTGCTAATTTTGTTATTATTTCATTTAGCTCTTCTTTTAAGTTTATATAAGTATCAGGACCATCAATGTATCTGGATATCATTGCAGTAGCTACGGTGAGGATAAGACTGTCATCTTCTCTAAGCCCCATGACCTTTATGTCTTCACCCACTGCAGGATATTTCTTTTTAAAATCCCTGGAGTTCAGCAGATTTTCTGTAGCAAGAACAATGTTTTCTGTCTCTGAAAATGGAGCGTAACCTACTCCAAATGATGTATCGTTTGAAGAGGGTACTTCCCCCTTTCTTTTAAACACATCTGTTAAATCACCAGAACCATGCCCAATCTTACATTCCACCACGGTGGATGTCTCAACATCGAGATTTATAATATTTTCCTTTAAATATTCTTTAGCAGCACTGATTGCTATTCTATCCAGACCCATTTTTTTAATTTCAAGCTTCCCATCTTTTTCTTCATGAACTTCAGAAATCCCCCTTCCTGTAAGAAGGATATCCATAGGTTTCATTACTTCTCCTCCACCAAATTCTGGTGCGGATTCTCCGGCTGTAAGCTGCACTTCATCAGTGTTGTGGTGCATTATTTCCCCGAATCTTTCAAGATAGGCATTGCATAAAGCTCTGCTTACAGATTCTGCTATTCCGTCACTGATACTGTCTGGATGGCCAATCCCTTTTCTTTCTACTATTTCTATTTCCTTTTCTTCAACTGGTTTTTGAATGAGCTTTTCAACAAAAATATTTTTTTTCATCATAAAAAATCTCCAATTTTGAATCTTATAGATCATAAAACATAAAGTTAACCAATTACTGTTGATCCATTTTTTTGTTATTTTTAAAGACATTTAAATGTATTTGCATATTTAATATGTGATAAAGTAAATAAATCAAAAAACAATGAAGAAATAGACATGGACTTCATAATATTTGAATTAATTTAATATAATCTTTCTTAGGGAATGGTCATGATTGTAACAGTAGTAAATGTTTCCAAGGGTACAGAAATGGGGGAAAGCGAAGTTGCAGACACCTTTTTTTCCAGGTTAAGGGGTGTAATGTTTAAAAGCAAGTTGGAAAGAGGCCTTATTTTAAAACTCCCAAATACAAGAAGCAGGAGAGGTTCTGCAATTCATATGTTCTTTGTAAGGTTTCCACTGGACGTTATTTTTGCAGATTCCGATAAAAGAGTGGTGGACACAGTTACAATTGACCCATGGAAGACCTATACTCCTAAAAAATCTGCAATGTACATTATAGAAATGGAAAAAGGCACAATTCAGGCGTCGGAAACCGAAATTGGGGATAAAGTGGATTTTACATGCAAAAGAGCTTAAAATACCAAAAAGTTAAATAATAAATTTATTATTTTTCATTTATTGAGTTTAAAGCCATTTGGGCAACTTTTCTTACGACCGGATTTTCATCCTTTGATGCTTTTTCAAGTGGTTTTATTGCCCGTTCATCCCCAACTCCAGAAAGGCCTATTGCTGCTGCATATCTAACGCTTGCCTTTTCATCTTCCAGTAATTCAATTAATGGATCAATAGATTTAGGATCTTCATACATAGCTAATGAAAGAGCAGCAACTTCTCTAACATGACAATCTTCATCACTTAATGCTTTGATTAATGGATTAACAGCTCTTGGATCTCTTAATTCTGCAAGAAGTTCTGCAGCATCTTCTCTTCTTCTCCAGTCTTCATTTTCAAGTTCTTTTATTAAATTATCCAGATTTCTTCGTTCTGATTCAACCATATACTTCCTCCTTCTAATATAATTTGTTGCCCAGAGTTTAAATAATTTATTCATTTTTCAGTTATTTGAAAAAAGGTTCTAAAGTATCTTTAAAGATTTTTAAGCTCTGAAGGACTCCTTAAAACTTTTAAACCTTCAAATCCATAGAGTTTTTTAGTATTTTCAATGTCAACATCTCTCATATGAATGGTGATTATTTTTCCAGCGGAAATTGCCGAAAACGGACAGGATACTGCACATGCACCGCATCCAATGCATTTAAGAAGGTCTATTTCTATTCCAGGTGTTATGGCATCCCCAGGACATGCTGCTGCAGCCTTACATACTTCACATTGCCGACACAAATCCAATTCAAGTTTTGAAGGTAGCACAGTTTCTAAATCGCCTGATTCAAGGTCAACAGGAACTATAAGTGTTTTTACTCTCCCTTTACCTGCCTGGGCAACTGCATTTGTAATCAATGTATCTGCAATACCATTTACAATTTTACCGATTGTGTTTGAAGTTGCAGGAGAAACAATTAGAAGATCGTATTTTCCCAGTGAAAATCGTCCGGTTATAGGGTAGCTGAATTTTTGATCCTTTTCTTGAACTAATTCATTGTAATATCCGCCAGTTATTCTTTCAACTCTCTTAAAAAGTCCATACATTTTAAGTACTTCGCATCCGGCGGATGAAAGTAAAACAGTTACATCATGACTATTTGTTAACTTTTCCAATAGTTCTACACTCTCTAAAAGTAGATGTCCTGCTCCTGTAATTCCAAAACATATTTTCATTTCATATCTCCTTAGAAACTTTAAAATAAACTCTTTTATTTTATGAAACGAATAAGTAAAAGGAATTAAGTGAACCTCTTAAAATTCAATGTATTTATATGCTTCATCTTCTTCAAATGCATAATGAACCTTTGTGTACTGACTCATGAACTCTGTTACTTCATCTTTAACATTTTTACGGTCCATAGCTACCATTTTTATGAATTCAGCAACTTCGGCCATTTGGGCTTCCTTCAATCCGCGCCTTGTAATTTCTTGAGTCCCCACTCTTATTCCTGAAGGATCGTCAGTCCGGTTACGGTCATCCCATGGAAGAAGGTTTTTATTTAAGATGATGTTATTTGCTTCCATGTCTTTTGCCATTTTAGCGGCGCTGTATATCTTTTTAACATCCATGGCAACCTGGTGAGATTCTGTAAAACCCTGATCTTCACATAGAACATCAAATCCAAGTTCATAAAGGCTTTGAGCAAGGGCTTTGGCGTTTTTAATGATTTGACCAGCGTAGTCACGGCCGAATTCAAGCATTTCTGCAAGACTTATTCCAAGTGCAGCAACATGGTGAAGATGATGGTTGCTTACAACACCGGGAAACACTGCTTCATCAACTGCATCCTTCAATTCTTCCCTACAGAGGATCATACCACCTTGAGGTCCGGGGAATGTTTTATGAGTGCTTCCAACAAGTAAATCAGCGCCTTCTTTAAGTGGGTCCTGGAACTTGCCACCGGCTATAAGGCCAAGAACATGTGCTCCATCATACATGACTTTTGCACCCACTTCATCAGCTGCTTCTCTTGCATCTTCCACAGGATGTGGAAACAGGAATAAACTTCCGCCAAGGAGAACAATTTTAGGCCTGTTTTTTATAATCTGGCGTTTCATGGTGTCAGCGTCAACATTCATTTTTTTATTATCAAAAGGATGAGAAAGTATTCTTAAGCCCCTTATTCCAGCTGCACTAACTTCTGCATGGCTTATATGGCCTCCAACAGGTACGTTTAAGGCCATAAGAAGATCATCTGGTTTTGTGAAAGCAAAAAATGATGCTAAATTTGCAACAACACCTGAATTTGGCTGTACGTTTGCATGTTCAGCATTGAATAACTTTTTGGAAAGATCTATGGCCATATTTTCGATTTCATCGATATATTCACATCCCTCGTAGAGTCTTTCGCACGGCAGGCCTTCTGCATATCTGTGGGATAGATCAGATGACAGCGCTTCTCTTACGGCGGTGCTTGTGATATTTTCGCTTGCAATCAGATTTATACTGTTTTCCATCCATTTATGATGTTTCTTGTTTAATTCTTTGATTTTCAAAGCATATTTTTCATTTTCAAACATTAGTTGTCCTCCAGATAAAAAGTAACATGGATAAAATATGTAGATATGTATAAAATGTTC is a window from the Methanobacterium sp. genome containing:
- a CDS encoding methionine adenosyltransferase; its protein translation is MKKNIFVEKLIQKPVEEKEIEIVERKGIGHPDSISDGIAESVSRALCNAYLERFGEIMHHNTDEVQLTAGESAPEFGGGEVMKPMDILLTGRGISEVHEEKDGKLEIKKMGLDRIAISAAKEYLKENIINLDVETSTVVECKIGHGSGDLTDVFKRKGEVPSSNDTSFGVGYAPFSETENIVLATENLLNSRDFKKKYPAVGEDIKVMGLREDDSLILTVATAMISRYIDGPDTYINLKEELNEIITKLAQDKTERNVEVFINTADNHACKTEEGYYLTVTGTSAEMGDDGSTGRGNRANGLITPNRPMSMEATSGKNPINHVGKIYNLLSTKIASDISENVEGVKEVQIMLLSQIGKPIDNPKAASAQLIMEDGYRIESVNKQVEQIIDSWLEDITSITDLLVAGKLKTF
- a CDS encoding DUF192 domain-containing protein; this translates as MIVTVVNVSKGTEMGESEVADTFFSRLRGVMFKSKLERGLILKLPNTRSRRGSAIHMFFVRFPLDVIFADSDKRVVDTVTIDPWKTYTPKKSAMYIIEMEKGTIQASETEIGDKVDFTCKRA
- a CDS encoding HEAT repeat domain-containing protein, giving the protein MVESERRNLDNLIKELENEDWRRREDAAELLAELRDPRAVNPLIKALSDEDCHVREVAALSLAMYEDPKSIDPLIELLEDEKASVRYAAAIGLSGVGDERAIKPLEKASKDENPVVRKVAQMALNSINEK
- a CDS encoding dihydromethanopterin reductase (acceptor); translation: MKICFGITGAGHLLLESVELLEKLTNSHDVTVLLSSAGCEVLKMYGLFKRVERITGGYYNELVQEKDQKFSYPITGRFSLGKYDLLIVSPATSNTIGKIVNGIADTLITNAVAQAGKGRVKTLIVPVDLESGDLETVLPSKLELDLCRQCEVCKAAAACPGDAITPGIEIDLLKCIGCGACAVSCPFSAISAGKIITIHMRDVDIENTKKLYGFEGLKVLRSPSELKNL
- the glyA gene encoding serine hydroxymethyltransferase, translating into MFENEKYALKIKELNKKHHKWMENSINLIASENITSTAVREALSSDLSHRYAEGLPCERLYEGCEYIDEIENMAIDLSKKLFNAEHANVQPNSGVVANLASFFAFTKPDDLLMALNVPVGGHISHAEVSAAGIRGLRILSHPFDNKKMNVDADTMKRQIIKNRPKIVLLGGSLFLFPHPVEDAREAADEVGAKVMYDGAHVLGLIAGGKFQDPLKEGADLLVGSTHKTFPGPQGGMILCREELKDAVDEAVFPGVVSNHHLHHVAALGISLAEMLEFGRDYAGQIIKNAKALAQSLYELGFDVLCEDQGFTESHQVAMDVKKIYSAAKMAKDMEANNIILNKNLLPWDDRNRTDDPSGIRVGTQEITRRGLKEAQMAEVAEFIKMVAMDRKNVKDEVTEFMSQYTKVHYAFEEDEAYKYIEF